A region of Trypanosoma brucei brucei TREU927 chromosome 1, complete sequence DNA encodes the following proteins:
- a CDS encoding hypothetical protein, unlikely (gene predicted by glimmer), whose protein sequence is MKGGEGASDGRVYFLSLRATIPFSERPTLVAFFFFLLFLLFCCVGVKTVYIRIYSGG, encoded by the coding sequence atgaaaggaggggagggggcgaGTGATGGACGTGTATACTTTTTGAGTTTGAGAGCTACGATCCCCTTCTCCGAGCGTCCAACGTTGgtggctttctttttttttcttttgtttttgttattttgctGCGTAGGGGTGAAAACAGTATACATCCGTATATATTCAGGAGGGTAG
- a CDS encoding hypothetical protein, conserved (GPI-Anchor Signal predicted for Tb927.1.530 by DGPI v2.04 with cleavage site probability 0.702 near 253): MRSRYMRKGNESVTVAVSSFTREDAFFLSCMRSLGIGVAPYLRCRSFPQDGFPLKLFSTLAETPENRIVAAVPCTTVWTVDDVHDDDVEGLMPPLQSCQEACSSPHVSKHFDLLYLSLYFAIQACRTTSTSSWSHWQRQLSPPATFKSDVEDAAATFLQILSENSIVPPMELMLNMCRYTQTHSCRLTKDRMKLNLKEGPVLAVMPLVDLMISQNVAEGNVALRRCDARQLRSLMRSNPLKCAKQHLSVCDDDAAYWLLETVVAVKEYIPLNL; the protein is encoded by the coding sequence ATGCGTAGTCGGTACATGCGCAAAGGAAATGAGAGCGTGACAGTTGCCGTGTCGTCCTTCACTCGAGAGgatgcgttttttttaagttgTATGCGTTCACTGGGAATTGGTGTTGCTCCATATCTTCGTTGCCGCTCTTTTCCTCAAGACGGTTTTCCTCTGAAACTTTTTTCTACTCTCGCTGAGACTCCAGAAAATCGTATTGTGGCCGCTGTCCCGTGCACAACTGTTTGGACGGTAGATGACGTtcatgatgatgatgttgaggGGCTCATGCCACCATTGCAGTCCTGTCAGGAAGCCTGTTCATCACCACATGTTTCTAAACACTTTGATTTGTTATATCTCTCCTTGTATTTTGCAATTCAGGCATGTCGCACAACTTCAACTTCCTCGTGGTCGCATTGGCAGCGTCAGTTAAGTCCACCCGCCACATTTAaaagtgatgtggaagatgcTGCCGCCACGTTCCTGCAAATTCTTTCCGAAAACAGTATTGTGCCTCCCATGGAGTTAATGCTAAATATGTGTCGGTACACACAAACTCATTCATGTCGCTTGACAAAAGACCGAATGAAGTTGAACTTAAAAGAAGGGCCGGTGCTTGCTGTCATGCCTTTAGTGGATTTGATGATTTCCCAAAATGTGGCTGAGGGAAATGTTGCATTGCGGCGGTGTGATGCCCGGCAACTTCGTTCTCTCATGAGGTCAAATCCTTTAAAATGTGCGAAACAACATCTTTCGGTTTGTGACGATGATGCGGCGTATTGGCTATTGGAAACAGTTGTAGCCGTAAAGGAATATATTCCACTTAATTTATGA
- a CDS encoding anti-silencing protein ASF 1 like protein, putative yields the protein MSIQPIVQLLEIELIGDNPSSYTQPMHWRMRLEALEALDDTISIAFVWVGSAASPNHDQVLDSFDVGPLAQGVTEFTMECDPPQVELVPTQEVLGVTILVISFQYREQEFLRVGYYTQVAYFDGRMNNCPPPVPQVELMGRFIAMPRPTVTVTPIAWNGGPSEGREALEPR from the coding sequence ATGAGCATACAACCAATTGTACAACTTTTGGAGATAGAACTGATAGGGGACAATCCTTCTTCTTACACCCAACCAATGCACTGGCGGATGCGGTTAGAGGCTTTAGAAGCATTAGATGACACCATATCCATTGCTTTCGTGTGGGTCGGTAGTGCTGCATCACCAAACCATGATCAGGTACTCGATTCCTTTGATGTAGGACCTCTTGCGCAGGGGGTGACGGAATTCACAATGGAATGTGACCCACCGCAGGTGGAGTTGGTTCCTACGCAGGAAGTGTTAGGGGTTACAATTCTCGTAATATCTTTTCAGTACAGGGAGCAGGAGTTTCTGCGCGTCGGATACTACACGCAAGTCGCTTACTTCGATGGACGTATGAACAACTGCCCTCCGCCAGTACCTCAGGTGGAGCTGATGGGGCGATTTATTGCAATGCCGCGGCCGACCGTAACGGTGACACCCATCGCATGGAATGGAGGACCGagtgaaggaagagaagcACTTGAACCCAGATGA
- a CDS encoding phosphate-repressible phosphate permease, putative, which produces MVHPYLWVIIVGGIVSFLTGCGVGMNDLANSFGTTYGSRVLNLWQIVILASICELVGAVSLGSEVTSTISGGIANPMTFANEPYVLMYGMMCALSATFIWLLFATMMSLPVSSTHSIAGAIIGFALVYGGFGAVSFAKKIDEFPYVTGVAPIIASWFISPVFAGAVAASLYALLRLVVLRPANSVNRALFALPLIVGVTFFLESFFVLFKGADSHLHWGPAKASWVAALIGLGAASISAACIPLLRRRVRLITERAERERAETGMNTAPEISGDAGAISENAAGVGAAVEGPVDTANRIVPPSSEPTSDSPTTEYQSKNMSRLSMTGVVDEALKFDVQIYDERVEYVFRYLQVFTAVCASFAHGANDVSNAIAPFSAMYSIYINQQVVEENDVPLWILVLGGAGLVVGLATLGVRIMRLLGERITKITPSRGFSAELSAALVVSLCSAFGIPVSSTHCITGAVVAISIMDCGFRKVRWMMVGKMYLGWIFTLLITAAISALLFAQGIYAPSLTSQ; this is translated from the coding sequence ATGGTGCATCCATACTTATGGGTCATTATTGTCGGTGGGATCGTTTCGTTCCTCACCGGCTGTGGTGTTGGTATGAATGACCTCGCGAATTCCTTTGGTACAACGTATGGCTCGCGAGTGCTCAACCTGTGGCAAATTGTTATACTCGCCTCCATCTGTGAGCTTGTGGGTGCCGTTTCTCTTGGGTCTGAAGTAACCTCAACAATATCAGGTGGTATTGCGAATCCAATGACATTTGCAAATGAACCATATGTGCTGATGTACGGTATGATGTGCGCATTGAGTGCAACCTTCATTTGGTTGTTATTCGCCACCATGATGAGCCTTCCCGTGTCTTCAACTCATAGCATTGCGGGTGCTATAATTGGCTTTGCGCTTGTGTACGGTGGTTTTGGCGCTGTTTCCTTTGCTAAGAAGATCGATGAATTTCCGTATGTTACTGGCGTCGCCCCGATCATTGCGTCATGGTTCATTTCACCAGTGTTTGCTGGCGCAGTGGCTGCTTCGCTGTATGCATTGTTGCGGCTCGTTGTACTGCGCCCTGCCAACTCCGTGAACCGCGCTTTGTTTGCCCTTCCATTAATTGTCGGAGTGACATTTTTCCTGGAGTCATTCTTTGTGCTATTTAAGGGAGCGGACTCTCATCTACACTGGGGACCTGCGAAGGCGTCATGGGTTGCTGCCCTCATTGGACTTGGGGCTGCCTCCATTTCTGCGGCTTGTATCCCACTTCTGAGACGCCGTGTGAGGTTGATAACTGAAAGAGCTGAGCGGGAAAGGGCTGAAACAGGGATGAATACCGCGCCGGAAATATCAGGAGATGCGGGTGCCATATCAGAGAATGCTGCTGGAGTGGGGGCAGCGGTGGAAGGTCCTGTTGATACTGCGAATCGCATAGTCCCACCATCGAGCGAGCCAACCAGCGACTCTCCAACAACTGAGTACCAATCGAAAAATATGAGTCGACTAAGTATGACAGGTGTCGTTGATGAAGCATTGAAATTTGATGTGCAAATATATGATGAACGTGTGGAGTATGTGTTTCGTTACCTTCAGGTATTTACGGCCGTTTGTGCATCCTTCGCACATGGTGCCAACGATGTGAGTAACGCCATTGCCCCATTTTCCGCCATGTACTCCATTTATATCAACCAACAAGTGGTAGAAGAGAACGATGTACCATTATGGATATTGGTTCTTGGTGGAGCTGGGTTAGTGGTTGGTCTCGCGACGTTGGGTGTTAGAATCATGCGGTTGCTTGGGGAACGCATTACGAAGATTACTCCTAGCCGTGGGTTTTCAGCAGAACTTTCCGCTGCTCTTGTCGTGTCACTGTGTTCCGCCTTCGGTATTCCCGTCTCTTCAACACACTGCATCACAGGTGCTGTTGTGGCTATCAGTATTATGGATTGTGGATTCCGCAAGGTGCGATGGATGATGGTTGGGAAAATGTACCTCGGATGGATATTCACTCTTTTGATAACGGCTGCTATATCTGCGTTACTCTTTGCACAAGGTATATATGCCCCGAGTCTCACCTCGCAGTAA
- a CDS encoding DNA-directed RNA polymerase III, putative gives MTPRARGCDEGYATRKLALLPALINMKGLLNHHVASFDHLINVELGRILLNESNREIKSSIDPDFSIRYSGIRVCRPREIVGKGQLPKPVSPHECRTRDLTYRGDIVVDVEYTSRDRSKRICTETNIKIGTIPIMLKSSSCNLYGKGREELIAMRECPLDPGGYFIIKGVEKVCLVQEQQSKNRVIIEADDNGDIVAHVQSKTHYSISKCSVTFRKGRIVMVHRSFKEDIPIVVVLKALGMESDQQIAQHIGVSPAFQSVLFACFEHAASLNVKTQDDALHFIGERRKETFWEMDETQQRHVQKSKADSAAEFLANVLLCHIREGEVQRDWNFRHKALYVCFMVRRMVEASVDSSLLDERDFYGNKRFETTGTLMGLLFEDLLKQYNRVVKTAMDQLLSKKDTTKPFNLKQLMESKMEVIQNGMRVALSSGRWELKRFNMSRQGITQVLSRLSYISCIGMMTRLASSFEKSRKISGPRSLQPSQWGMVCPCDTPEGESCGLVKNFAILSQVTLDMDDSFVRAAAYNLGVEEVDCISPNEFLKYYTVFLNGTLMGIHRYPSRLCRGVRTLRRSGRLHPHVSIAINDRQKSVQIGCDGGRIVRLYIVVRDGKPAVTSQHLDNLSSGKCSINDFLAEGLVEFIDVNEANDCLIAVYPKDIEQYTTHLEIEPLSLLGVVAGIIPFPHHNQSARNTFQSAMGKQALGTIAYNQYIRMDTVLMLGAYPQRPLCRTKAMNLTNYEILGAGINAMVCVMSYSGYDIEDAQVYNRSSLDRGYGRCVVLRKHEVELERLPNGEYDIILPADSNVGRHSALNSDGIASKGAVVRQFDILVNKYTPVPSMEPRPNPLVYKYPQPAVVDHVVISPPGDSDRSMDVEQKIKVVTREVRGPEPGDKFSSRHGQKGVVGLITDGVNMPFNEQGICPDMIMNPHGFPSRMTVGKLLELVSSKVSALTGKFGDGTAFGGDKAEDLGEELIRHGYNYHGKDIFYSGVTGEMLRAYVFFGPIYYQRLKHMVTDKMHARATGPRSMLTRQPTEGRSRSGGLRVGEMERDCMVGYGASNLLNERLLVSSDLFTIDICRCCGFMGYNGYCSYCNAKNTVSRVNVPYAFKLLLQELQGMGISTRLSLDFMGSQ, from the coding sequence atgacCCCTAGGGCCCGTGGTTGCGATGAGGGTTACGCCACGCGTAAGTTGGCGTTGCTTCCAGCCCTTATTAATATGAAGGGACTGCTGAACCATCACGTGGCCTCCTTTGATCACCTTATCAATGTGGAGCTGGGGCGAATTCTGTTGAATGAGTCAAACAGAGAAATTAAGAGCAGCATTGATCCAGATTTTTCCATTCGCTACTCAGGTATTCGCGTTTGCCGCCCCCGGGAGATTGTGGGAAAGGGTCAACTTCCCAAGCCTGTGTCACCGCATGAGTGCCGCACGCGGGACCTCACGTATCGCGGCGATATTGTAGTGGATGTGGAGTACACTAGCCGTGATCGCTCTAAACGAATATGCACTGAAACCAATATTAAAATTGGGACAATCCCCATTATGCTCAAATCGAGTTCATGCAACCTGTacgggaaggggagggaggagCTGATTGCTATGCGGGAGTGCCCACTTGATCCTGGAGGGTATTTCATTATTAAAGGTGTTGAGAAAGTTTGCCTGGTGCAGGAGCAGCAGAGTAAGAATCGTGTCATTATCGAGGCGGATGACAACGGAGATATTGTGGCACATGTGCAGAGCAAAACGCACTATTCCATCTCAAAGTGTTCAGTTACTTTCAGGAAAGGCCGTATTGTTATGGTGCACCGTTCTTTTAAGGAAGACATCCCCATCGTAGTAGTATTAAAGGCGCTCGGCATGGAGAGTGACCAGCAGATTGCACAACACATTGGAGTTTCACCCGCTTTTCAAAGCGTACTGTTTGCCTGCTTCGAGCACGCAGCCTCGCTTAATGTTAAGACACAGGATGATGCGCTTCACTTCATTGGTGAACGGCGAAAGGAGACCTTCTGGGAAATGGACGAAACACAGCAGCGACACGTTCAAAAGTCTAAGGCGGATAGCGCTGCGGAGTTTCTTGCAAATGTTCTTCTGTGTCACATCCGAGAGGGGGAAGTGCAGCGTGATTGGAACTTCCGTCACAAAGCgttgtatgtttgttttatggTTCGGCGCATGGTAGAGGCGAGTGTGGATTCATCACTCCTCGATGAACGTGATTTTTACGGCAACAAGCGTTTCGAGACAACTGGGACGCTAATGGGGCTCCTGTTCGAAGACCTCTTGAAACAATACAACCGCGTGGTAAAGACCGCAATGGATCAGTTACTTTCCAAAAAAGACACGACAAAGCCATTCAATCTTAAACAGTTGATGGAAAGCAAAATGGAGGTTATACAGAACGGAATGCGTGTGGCGTTGAGTAGTGGCAGATGGGAATTGAAACGGTTTAACATGAGTCGTCAGGGGATAACGCAGGTGTTGTCACGGCTATCTTACATTTCATGCATTGGTATGATGACCCGTCTGGCATCTTCATTTGAAAAGAGCCGCAAAATCAGTGGACCGCGCTCGCTGCAGCCAAGTCAATGGGGAATGGTGTGTCCCTGCGATACCCCAGAGGGTGAAAGTTGCGGTTTGGTTAAGAACTTTGCTATTCTTAGTCAGGTAACACTCGACATGGATGATTCGTTTGTGCGTGCGGCTGCGTACAATCTTGGAGTGGAGGAAGTCGATTGTATCAGCCCCAACGAGTTTCTTAAATATTACACAGTTTTCCTCAATGGAACGTTGATGGGCATTCACCGGTACCCGAGCCGTTTGTGTCGGGGTGTACGAACCCTGAGGAGGTCAGGCCGCCTGCATCCACACGTTTCTATTGCGATAAATGACCGCCAAAAGAGTGTTCAAATTGGTTGCGATGGCGGACGGATCGTGCGGTTGTATATTGTCGTTCGCGACGGGAAACCCGCTGTAACTTCTCAACACTTGGATAACTTGAGTTCAGGCAAGTGTTCAATTAACGATTTTTTAGCTGAAGGTTTGGTGGAATTCATTGACGTAAATGAGGCAAATGACTGTCTCATAGCAGTCTACCCCAAAGACATTGAGCAGTACACGACCCACTTGGAGATTGAGCCCCTTTCCCTGCTTGGGGTTGTCGCTGGCATTATTCCCTTTCCGCATCACAATCAATCCGCACGAAACACATTCCAGTCAGCCATGGGCAAGCAAGCTCTTGGAACCATTGCGTATAATCAGTACATTAGAATGGACACAGTACTTATGTTGGGTGCTTACCCGCAACGGCCCCTTTGCCGGACGAAGGCTATGAACCTAACCAACTACGAAATATTAGGTGCAGGAATTAATGCGATGGTATGCGTTATGAGCTATAGCGGTTACGATATTGAGGACGCTCAGGTCTACAACCGCAGTTCGCTCGATCGTGGCTACGGCCGTTGTGTTGTTCTCCGCAAGCACGAGGTGGAACTGGAAAGGCTTCCCAACGGTGAGTATGATATAATTCTTCCAGCAGATTCAAATGTTGGGAGACACAGTGCTCTTAATAGCGATGGTATTGCCAGTAAAGGGGCGGTCGTTCGTCAGTTTGATATTTTGGTAAACAAATACACTCCCGTGCCGTCCATGGAACCAAGGCCTAATCCTCTCGTATATAAATACCCTCagcctgctgttgtggatCATGTGGTCATCTCACCTCCCGGTGACTCGGATAGATCAATGGATGtagaacaaaaaattaaagttGTCACGAGAGAAGTTCGCGGCCCCGAGCCCGGTGATAAGTTTTCCTCACGGCACGGGCAGAAGGGAGTAGTGGGTCTCATCACTGATGGTGTTAACATGCCCTTCAACGAGCAAGGCATTTGCCCGGATATGATCATGAATCCTCATGGATTCCCGAGCCGTATGACAGTTGGAAAGTTGCTGGAACTCGTTAGCTCAAAGGTGAGTGCACTCACGGGGAAGTTCGGCGATGGCACTGCCTTTGGTGGTGATAAGGCTGAGGATCTGGGTGAGGAATTGATACGGCATGGATACAATTATCACGGAAAAGATATTTTCTATTCAGGCGTAACGGGGGAGATGCTGCGggcttatgttttctttggCCCCATTTATTACCAACGCTTAAAACACATGGTTACTGACAAAATGCACGCTCGTGCCACTGGACCCCGTTCCATGTTGACGAGGCAACCCACGGAAGGCCGATCCCGCAGTGGAGGTTTGCGTGTTGGTGAAATGGAAAGAGATTGCATGGTTGGATATGGCGCATCCAACCTCCTTAATGAGCGACTTCTTGTGAGTTCTGACCTCTTCACAATTGATatttgccgctgctgtgggTTTATGGGTTATAACGGCTACTGTTCATACTGCAATGCCAAAAATACCGTCTCACGTGTAAATGTCCCTTACGCTTTCAAGCTTTTACTTCAAGAACTTCAAGGAATGGGAATAAGTACGCGTCTTTCGCTTGATTTCATGGGATCGCAATGa
- a CDS encoding phosphate-repressible phosphate permease, putative, giving the protein MVHPYLWVIIVGGIVSFLTGCGVGMNDLANSFGTTYGSRVLNLWQIVILASICEFVGAVSLGSEVTSTISGGIANPMTFANEPYVLMYGMMCALSATFIWLLFATMMSLPVSSTHSIAGAIIGFALVYGGFGAVSFAKKIDEFPYVTGVAPIIASWFISPMFAGAVAASLYALLRLVVLRPANSVNRALFALPLIVGVTFFLESFFVLFKGAKARLHWGPAKASWVAALIGLGAASISAACIPLLRRRVRLITERAERERAETGMNTAPEISGDAGAISENAAGVGAAVEGPVDTANRIVPPSSEPTSDSPTAKENPANNASGLTTPGVVDEALKFDVQIYDERVEYVFRYLQVFTAACASFAHGANDVSNAIAPFSAMYSIYINQQVVEENDVPLWILVLGGAGLVVGLATLGVGIMRLLGERITKITPSRGFSAELSVALVVSLCSAFGIPVSSTHCITGAVVAISIMDCGFRKVRWMMVGKMYLGWIFTLLITAAISALLFAQGIYAPSLTSQ; this is encoded by the coding sequence ATGGTGCATCCATACTTATGGGTCATTATTGTCGGTGGGATCGTTTCGTTCCTCACCGGCTGTGGTGTTGGTATGAATGACCTCGCGAATTCCTTTGGTACAACGTATGGCTCGCGAGTGCTCAACCTGTGGCAAATTGTTATACTCGCCTCCATCTGTGAGTTTGTGGGTGCCGTTTCTCTTGGGTCTGAAGTAACCTCAACAATATCAGGTGGTATTGCGAATCCAATGACATTTGCAAATGAACCATATGTGCTGATGTACGGTATGATGTGCGCATTGAGTGCAACCTTCATTTGGTTGTTATTCGCCACCATGATGAGCCTTCCCGTGTCTTCAACTCATAGCATTGCGGGTGCTATAATTGGTTTTGCGCTTGTGTACGGTGGTTTTGGCGCTGTTTCCTTTGCTAAGAAGATCGATGAATTTCCGTATGTTACTGGCGTCGCCCCGATCATTGCGTCATGGTTCATTTCACCAATGTTTGCTGGCGCAGTGGCTGCGTCGCTGTATGCATTGTTGCGGCTCGTTGTACTGCGCCCTGCCAACTCCGTGAACCGCGCTTTGTTTGCCCTTCCATTAATTGTCGGAGTGACATTTTTCCTGGAGTCATTCTTTGTGCTATTTAAGGGAGCTAAGGCTCGCTTACACTGGGGACCTGCGAAGGCGTCATGGGTTGCTGCCCTCATTGGACTTGGGGCTGCCTCCATTTCTGCGGCTTGTATCCCACTTCTGAGACGCCGTGTGAGGTTGATAACTGAAAGAGCTGAGCGGGAAAGGGCTGAAACAGGGATGAATACCGCGCCGGAAATATCAGGAGATGCGGGTGCCATATCGGAGAATGCTGCTGGAGTGGGGGCAGCGGTGGAAGGTCCTGTTGATACTGCGAATCGCATAGTCCCACCATCGAGCGAGCCAACCAGCGACTCTCCAACAGCTAAAGAAAACCCTGCAAATAATGCCAGTGGACTGACCACACCGGGTGTCGTTGATGAAGCATTGAAATTTGATGTGCAAATATATGATGAACGTGTGGAGTATGTGTTTCGTTACCTTCAGGTATTTACGGCTGCTTGTGCATCCTTCGCACATGGTGCCAACGATGTGAGTAACGCCATTGCCCCATTTTCCGCCATGTACTCCATTTATATCAACCAACAAGTGGTAGAAGAGAACGATGTACCATTATGGATATTGGTTCTTGGTGGAGCTGGGTTAGTGGTTGGTCTCGCGACGCTGGGTGTTGGAATCATGCGGTTGCTTGGGGAACGCATTACGAAGATTACTCCTAGCCGTGGGTTTTCAGCAGAACTTTCCGTTGCTCTTGTCGTGTCACTGTGTTCCGCCTTCGGTATTCCCGTCTCTTCAACACACTGCATCACAGGTGCTGTTGTGGCTATCAGTATTATGGATTGTGGATTCCGCAAGGTGCGATGGATGATGGTTGGGAAAATGTACCTCGGATGGATATTCACTCTTTTGATAACGGCTGCTATATCTGCGTTACTCTTTGCACAAGGTATATATGCCCCGAGTCTCACCTCGCAGTAA